A stretch of DNA from Coccidioides posadasii str. Silveira chromosome 4, complete sequence:
AAGACTCACATCAACCCACTAAGCGAGGCCGCACCACGTCTGGAAATTTGTCGAACTGCACCTCCCTCACACCTCGACCGCAAGATAATCATCGAAAGCGCGACAAAATGACGAAGCGCACAAAGAGTATGTTCACGCTCTTACATTTCCGGGAAGCGCATGATGGCTAATTTGATGATCTACAGAGGTCGGCGTTACCGGTAAATATGGTACCAGGTATGATTCGATTTGCACACCTCCAAACCCGCGAAGACTCCTCCGACGCTTGTGCAGTGAATGATGAAATGAGGGAAAATTTGGAATTGAATTGGGATCACTGACCTGGTTGATTTTCGCTCCATAGATATGGTGCCTCCCTGCGTAAGCAggtgaagaagatggaaatCTCGCAACACGCCAGATACATCTGCACATTCTGCGGCAAGAACACCGTTAAGAGAAAGGCCGTTGGAATCTGGGAGTGCCGTTCCTGCAAGAAGACTATCGCCGGAGGTGCCTGGACTGTCGCGTAAGTTATATCCCATCAGATGATTGAACTTCAGCCTAGAACTTTTTTGGAAATTTTGGGGCTTTACACAAAAACCGTCGGGGTGAATCGAGGAGCCGTGCTGATACTCCTTCCTTTTACCGCAGAACCCCTGCTGCCGTTGCCACACGATCAACCATCCGTCGTCTTCGTGAAATTGCGGAAGTCTAAATGGGGATATGGCGTTACTGTCTTCTTATGTCTTGTTTGAATTGTCGCATTGAATAATGAATGATGGGGCATTGTCGATAGCTCGAGCAACCTCTTGCGGCTGAGGCTCGCCGATTAGACAACAGAAATACCATTACCTTATGACCCCATCCCCGTTCCGCGATTGCACTTGCAGCCTTCAGTATTTCGTACACATTTTCTCCGTTTATTGGACCGGACATCAAGCAGCCGGTAGGTAGGACAGAAACCGCGTTCGCACCGAAATTTCTTGATGGTCGAAGAGTTTCCCGCAACGTCTGGTTGAGTCATCCGTCAAGCAAACCCAGGCCCGGATTTCCGACGACCTGCAGACGAGAAATAGCCACCCAACAGCCCCCTTTTTGTGGATTCCGGGCTGGTATTTCTGCGAGGCCGGGCGCTGCGGTTTTCTCCCCACCCTctccccctcccctcccCAGTATGCGCAGCCATGCAACATGTGTCAACGGGGCCAGAAGCCTATTTGTAGAGCGCCAATCACACTGGCGAATCGGCGTTATCCTCTCCAACCTGAAATCGGCTTTGCAGGCCTGTTCTCGTGGTTTGATAGGCTGATCCCAGCTGAGCTAATGCTGTCACCATTTGCTGTCACGTTATCCGTGTCTATTCCGTTTCGCGCCTAGCGTCGCGGATTAGCTCAGGTTCAAAAGGCGATCCACGTCCCCCACAACCCCAAGGTTATTTCTCTACTTCACTCTACATCCGTCCTCATTTTCTTAATTAGATCTTCATGCCGCcaaagaatcttctatcGTGTAATCTTGACACTCATCGCATCAACAATGTCCGATACCTGCATTGTGTGCTTAGGAGACCTTGGCGAAGGCGCCAGCGATCCCACTCTCGCCGTCGATTCGCTGCCAAGACCTACCAGCGGTGATGGTATTGCTGAAGATGTCACCGCTCTCTTGTCCCAGACCCCCGACCGAGAATCCCAATATATTGCCCACTTGATCCCCTGTGGCCACAACCTTCATAATGAATGCTTGAAGCCCTGGGTAGAGAGAGCAAACAGCTGTCCAATCTGCAGACAAAAATTCAACGTTGTCGAGCTCGCTGAGCACCTTGGA
This window harbors:
- the RPL43 gene encoding 60S ribosomal protein eL43 (EggNog:ENOG410PQ1G~COG:J~BUSCO:16881at33183); amino-acid sequence: MFYEVLKELHCCFTVVLLKTPAVSPSMISGWGRDINHRGRTTSGNLSNCTSLTPRPQDNHRKRDKMTKRTKKVGVTGKYGTRYGASLRKQVKKMEISQHARYICTFCGKNTVKRKAVGIWECRSCKKTIAGGAWTVATPAAVATRSTIRRLREIAEV